The sequence below is a genomic window from Candidatus Dependentiae bacterium.
GAGAAGAAGAGAAAAGAAGCTGAGGAAGCAGAGAAGAAGAGAAAAGAAGCTGAGGAAGCAGAGAAGAAGAGAAAAGAAGCTGAGGAAGTAGAGAAGAAGAGAAAAGAGGCTGAGGAAGCAGAGAGGAAGAGAAAAGAGGCTGAGGAAGCAGAGAGGAAGAGAAAAGAAGCTGAGGGAGGGGTTGAGGAGGAAAAAGAAGAGGGGTAAACTTGTTTGAGAAAATGGAAACAAGCAGTTTAATGCAGTAGATACTTGGTTGCTTGCTTTCCGAAAGGGAATAGAGGCATGGGATACTGATATAAATGAACGGAGCTAGTGAATTTGTCAAACAAATTATTTTGTATAGTAAATTAATAGACGGTGACTAAGCAGATGTTTGTTGAAAGAATAATATAAGAAGTGAATGTACGGGGGAAATGTGATGAATATGTATAAAGGTATTTTACTAGCTGGGTTATTTATAGGCGGTGTTGTCAGTTTGCAGGCATCATCATTTCATACATCTGTTCAAACAGTAATGCTATGTAAAGATTATGACGAGGTCTATGATGCACGAGGAAATCTTCAAAATTCTGAATGGTATCAAACCTTTGAAAAAAAGATAAAAGAAGGAAGATCGAAATTAGATAAAGCACCTTTAGTTTTTTCAAGGCAGTTTGTTACTACACGTGTTGCACCGGATGTTTTACAAAAAATGAGAAATGCAAAATTAATACCAAAAGATTATACTGGCTCGATTGTGCAGGTGTGCCGTATGTATCATAGCTTGGAATAGCGTAACGATAGGGGAACTGGAAAACAGAGATAACAAGGATGTATAATGAAAAAACGATTAGTACGGTTATTAGCGGGCATACTGATAAGTGGAAATTGTGCTTTAAGCGCATTTGAGCGTACATATGCTTCTACAGGTGTTTTTATGCATTGTGAGAAGTATGATGATATATATGATAGCCGCGGAAATTTAAAAAATCCTCATTGGTATATGCCGGTAGAAGAAGTGATTTTAACAAGTAAGAGAGTTCAGAAAGCATTAACTAAAAGAACAATGTCTACATTAGTTGGGCGGTCTGCAGCAGAAAAAATTGACTACTATGTGCAATATGGTGTTCCTACCATTCAATTTTCTCATCAATTTATCACTGATCACTCATTCGGAGCAAAAGCCCGTGTGTGCCGAGTATATTACATGATGTTGCCTTATAAAGAATTTGAGAAAGGGCGAAAATCCTCTGATTTTGATTATTAATTAGTTTGGGGAGGGATATTGATAAGAACATGCTATGCTAACAAGCATGGATAAAAAATTACGTATAGCTTTGGTCACAAATAATTGGCAGCCATATTCTGGTGGTGTTGTAAGCTCGTTGCGTATGCAGATTGCTGCTCTACAAACAATGGGACACGAAGTTATGCTTATTACCCTTTATTTTTTAGGTAATGAGCACAAAGACCCTGCATTTGTAAAACGCATACGTTGTCCGTTGCGATTTATGTACAAAAAAAATCATATGGCAGTGCCATGGCGTGCATATAAACAAGTTTTTGAGCTACTTAATGATTTTAAACCACATATTATTCATACACATCATCCATTTTTGCTTGGTGTTTCTGCATTAAAAGCTGCACGTATATTAAAGGTGCCGATTGTCTTTACACATCATTCTGTATATACTGCCTTTGCGTATTATATTCCTTTGCCAACATGTATTACAAAGCCAATTATTGCACGACTGGTAAAAAATTTTTATAGCAAAGTTGATGGCATTATTGTGCCCAGTAGTATGATTGCAACGCATTTGAAAACGCAAGGTATTAGGACACCAATTACAATTATTTCTAGTGCAGTTCAACCAGTTTTTTTTTTATCTTTGTCAGAGACTGTTGCAGATGAGCCTTATGGAGAAGTTTTTGATCTTCTTTTTATCAGTCGGTTTGCAAAAGAAAAGAATATCTCTTTTTTATTAGATGTTTTTGCACAATTACCAAAGCACCATTTTAGATTTACGTTGGCTGGCTATGGTCATGCATATGATGGTCTTAAAAAATATGCTTATACTGAACTAAAATTAGATCCTGAGTATGTACATTTTGTTTATAAACCTTCCCTTCAGGATTTGAAAAAGTTATACACAAAGGCAGATTTATTTGTTTTTGGTGCTCTTTATGAAACACAGGCAATTGTGCTGGCAGAGGCGATGGCTAGCGGTATACCGGTTGTTGCATTGGATGGGCCTGGGCAGCGTGATATTATCAAAAATGGCGTAAATGGCTTTATAGTCTACTCTCAAAGTAACATGTGTGAGGTAATTCAGAAAATTGCTGCAGATCGAGATTTACACCGAACGTTATCTGAAAATGCCCTCAAAACAGCGCAAGATTATACTTTTGAACATATGGGGCAGAAGTTAATCAATTTTTATACCGAAATATTAGCCAAATCGCTGTATTAATCGGCATTTTATGCTATCATAAAATCATGAAGAAAAAGTTACTGTTTACATTAGTTTCACCTTTTAAACCTGCTGGTAGTCAGTCAGAGGCAATTAAAAAATTGTCTAAGGGTGGAAATGCCTGTTCTACTCTGATGGGGGTAACTGGTTCTGGTAAAACATTTACTATTGCAAATGTTATTGCCAAGCAAAATAAGCCTGTACTAATTTTATCGCCAAACAAAACATTGGCAGCACAATTGTATGAGGAATTTAGTAGCTTTTTTCCAGAAAATAAGGTGTGTTATTTTGTCAGTTATTATGATTATTATCAACCAGAATCTTATTTGCCTGCGCAAGATATTTATATTCCCAAAGAAACAAAAGTAAACAGTGAGATTGAGCGGTTGCGTATTGAATCAACTGCATCACTGATTAATAGGAGAGATACAATTGTTATTTCTTCCGTTTCTTCTATTTATTCGCTTGGTAATCCATCAGATTATCGCGATTTATCGTTATCACTTTCAGTTGGGCAAAAATATAAACGCCAAGATCTTGCTCATAAGCTCATTTTTATTCAATACAAACGGAACGAAGTAGATAAAGATTCAGGTACGTTTCAAGTGTTTGGGAATATTCTAGAAGTGCAGCTTCCGTATCAAAAAGATAAACTGAGAATTGAACTTTTTGGCGATGAAATTGAATCATTACAATGGGTTAGCAAGCAAAATAATACTGTAATGCGTGAGCTAGATAATACGATTGTGTTTCCTGCAAAACATTTTGTAACGACACAAGAGAAAAAAGATGCGGCTATTGCAAGCATTCGTGCAGAGCTTAACGATTGGATACCTCAGTTGCAAAATCCACTTTACAAAGAACGTATACAAACACGCGTTGCACATGATATTGAAATGCTGCAAGAAGTTGGCTATTGTTCGGGTATTGAAAATTATTCTGTGCATTTTGATGGCAGAAAA
It includes:
- a CDS encoding glycosyltransferase, with the protein product MDKKLRIALVTNNWQPYSGGVVSSLRMQIAALQTMGHEVMLITLYFLGNEHKDPAFVKRIRCPLRFMYKKNHMAVPWRAYKQVFELLNDFKPHIIHTHHPFLLGVSALKAARILKVPIVFTHHSVYTAFAYYIPLPTCITKPIIARLVKNFYSKVDGIIVPSSMIATHLKTQGIRTPITIISSAVQPVFFLSLSETVADEPYGEVFDLLFISRFAKEKNISFLLDVFAQLPKHHFRFTLAGYGHAYDGLKKYAYTELKLDPEYVHFVYKPSLQDLKKLYTKADLFVFGALYETQAIVLAEAMASGIPVVALDGPGQRDIIKNGVNGFIVYSQSNMCEVIQKIAADRDLHRTLSENALKTAQDYTFEHMGQKLINFYTEILAKSLY